The proteins below come from a single Xiphophorus couchianus chromosome 20, X_couchianus-1.0, whole genome shotgun sequence genomic window:
- the fam83d gene encoding protein FAM83D, with amino-acid sequence MALSQTLDDSPLRLSQRPAAADLVNLQEVYNETHRLALEELLSGGVENFLDFLRRERIPNFLSDNEIQRIRSAAVPPPQCVSVHGEELEHSLGSSLDCSSVTYFPEVSDVEPPLLEIGWPAFTAGSYRGVTRAVAHFQPSYGETIYACKEAARRMIKSAKEVIAIVTDSLTDLDIFRDLQEACSHRRVPVYILLDQSCAPAFLRMCRNVGVRLDDLRQMRVRTVAGTTYYMRSGARITGKVHERFMLIDGNRVATGSYRFNWTDGKLNSSNLIELSGQITEKFDEEFRILYAQSQPISARGPQSVRGSGVFEHLSIKHSAACSPLVSREKPAEPVHLTSTPSRKPQTLREPSSLSTGQTSPVSNSSTIEGGTMEQKLFQEEVLAATANDRPPAERHAEKDAASPAAASRHVSTQTSRSVTDGDTQTDARHLSPTTVAKTSRQDRSPRQVPAPHADPDTSLKDALHELSKERRSHYSAIRSKLEHIVTSLTERRELVDVTNVTQGIGVAGGSRQRIHKDTNPGPPAESGGMGTWPRARCVH; translated from the exons ATGGCTCTGTCGCAGACGTTGGACGACTCCCCGCTGAGGCTGAGTCAAAGACCCGCCGCGGCCGACCTTGTCAACCTGCAGGAAGTCTACAACGAGACGCACCGGCTGGCTCTGGAGGAGTTGCTCTCCGGCGGGGTCGAGAACTTTCTGGATTTCCTAAGGAGGGAGAGGATTCCCAACTTTCTGTCGGACAATGAGATCCAGCGGATCCGGAGCGCCGCCGTGCCGCCGCCGCAGTGCGTGTCGGTTCACGGGGAGGAGCTGGAGCATTCGCTCGGCAGCTCGTTGGACTGCTCCTCGGTCACTTACTTCCCCGAGGTGTCCGACGTGGAGCCGCCGCTGCTGGAGATCGGATGGCCCGCCTTCACCGCGGGCTCCTACCGGGGAGTGACGCGGGCCGTGGCTCACTTCCAGCCCAGCTATGGAGAGACTATTTACGCCTGCAAAGAGGCTGCGAGGCGGATGATCAAAAGTGCAAAAGAG GTGATCGCCATAGTGACGGACTCCCTCACGGACCTGGATATCTTTAGGGATCTCCAGGAGGCGTGCTCCCACCGCAGGGTGCCCGTCTACATCCTGCTCGACCAGTCATGCGCTCCCGCTTTCCTGAGGATGTGCAGGAACGTCGGCGTTCGCCTGGATGACCTGCGG CAAATGAGAGTGCGAACCGTCGCTGGCACGACTTACTACATGAGGTCTGGAGCCAGGATCACCGGGAAAGTTCATGAGCGTTTTATGCTGATCGATGGGAACAGAGTGGCCACGGGTTCATACAG GTTCAACTGGACTGACGGCAAACTGAACAGCAGCAACCTGATCGAGCTCTCGGGTCAGATAACAGAGAAGTTCGACGAGGAGTTCCGCATCCTCTACGCCCAGTCCCAGCCCATCAGCGCCCGCGGGCCTCAGAGCGTCCGAGGCAGCGGCGTCTTTGAGCACCTCAGCATCAAACACTCAGCCGCCTGCTCGCCTCTCGTGAGCAGAGAGAAGCCCGCCGAGCCGGTTCACCTGACCAGCACCCCCAGCCGTAAACCCCAGACGTTACGCGAGCCTTCCTCTCTGAGTACTGGTCAAACCAGCCCGGTGTCCAACTCCTCCACCATAGAGGGGGGCACGATGGAGCAGAAGCTCTTTCAGGAAGAGGTCTTGGCTGCTACCGCAAATGATCGTCCTCCCGCAGAGCGGCATGCAGAGAAAGACGCAGCGAGCCCCGCTGCCGCCTCCCGCCACGTCTCGACCCAGACCAGCCGTTCGGTGACAGACGGCGACACACAGACCGACGCTCGGCACCTCAGCCCGACTACCGTAGCCAAAACATCGCGACAGGACAGATCCCCCAGGCAAGTCCCAGCACCCCACGCAGATCCAGACACTTCTCTAAAGGACGCCCTTCATGAGCTGTCCAAAGAGCGGCGGAGCCACTACTCAGCCATCCGCTCCAAACTGGAACACATCGTGACCTCCCTGACCGAGAGGCGAGAGCTGGTGGACGTCACCAACGTGACTCAGGGCATCGGAGTCGCTGGCGGCAGCAGGCAGAGGATCCACAAAGACACAAATCCCGGACCGCCTGCCGAAAGTGGGGGCATGGGCACGTGGCCAAGAGCCAGATGTGTGCACTAG